From the genome of Hymenobacter gelipurpurascens:
GCAGAATATATAGACTGGCCTAAATCTTCTCCGGCAGCCGGGTGGCATCCTCGAAGTTGCCCAGAATCGATTTTTCACCTTCCGTTACGGCCTCCACGAGCAGCGCACCGCCCACAAAAGCACCCTTCCACGACTCGCCCAGGCCACCAAATACCTCTTCCCGGTCGCCACGCGAGCGGAGTTTATTGATGCCCATCTTGAAGGCACGCACTTCCTTGGCGGTGCGCGCCGCCCACTTCTCGTCATCAGAGGCCAGCGCCCCTACCAAGGCTCCGTTCGAGATGTTCATTTCGCCTACCAGTTCCTCCACGCGGTCTACCAGCACAATGGAGTCAATGGGGCCGAAGGGCTCCTTGAAGTATAGCTCGCTTTGGCGAGGCAGATTTACGAGGGCGCGGGGCGCGCGGTAAGCCGAGCGGTCCTGGCCGGGCAGGAACAGGCTATCATCGAGCTTACCCTCGAAAATAGGCGTAGCGCCAGTTTTCAGGGCGTTTTCGTAGAGGCGGTCCAGATCTTCGGCCTGCGCTTTATTGATTACGGGTCCAAAGGCCAGATCCGGCAGCTTGTCGTCGGCGCTGTCTACGAGCGTGGGGTTGCCGACTTTCAGGCCCTTGATGGTGTTCCAGTAGGTTTCCACGAACTGCGGAAACAGGCGGCGCTCCACCACAAACCGCACGTAGGCCGTGCAGCGCTGCTTGCCGTAGTCGTAGCCCTTCTTGAGCTGATCGGCTAGGCCATCCCAGTCGCTGTAGTTCCAGATGCCGTAGGTGTTCACGCCTTCCATTTCCAGCATGTAGCGCTTGTGCACGGAGCCCAGGGCATCAGCAATGTTGCGGCCGTTGTAGCGGCCACCTACGAAGCTGAGGCAGTCTACTGCTTCATTCTTCACCAGCACGTCGCTCAGCTCACCGCCCGAGCCACTCACCAACGTAACGGGCAGGCCGCAGCGACGAGCAATGGCGAAGGTCAGGCTCAGGGAAATGAAGCCGCCATCGGTAGGTGTTTTGGCAATAACCGAGTTGCCACATAGGGCCTGCACCAGCACCGCGTGCAGCAGCACCGACATAGGGTAGTTCCAGGAAGCAATGTTGCTGACCAAGCCTAGCGGCTCGCGCTGGCCCAGCATGCCTTCAATATTATCGACATACCACTGCACGCCCTCGATAGCGCGGTCGATGTCGGTGAAGCCCAACTTATAGGTTTTGCCAATCTCCCAGATCAGTAGTTTGCCCACGAGGTCTACCTGGTCGCGCAGTTGGTTGAGGCAGTCCTGCACGCGGCGCTTACGCTCATCCAGGTCTACGGCGGCCCAGGCAGCGGCTTCCTGCTTGGCAAACTGCACGGCGCGCACGGCGGTGTCATGGTCGAGCATGGGCAGCGAGCCAATATCGGAGCCATCTACGGGCGAGGTAAACGGGCGGGGCTTACCGGGCTCCTGCCACCGGCCTTCCATGAGGTTCAGGAACTTGCCGTCCTGCGTGAATACTTCCGGAGTGATGGATTTCATCTGGCTCAGCAGACCGCCGAACTCAACCTGGGGCGAAACGATTTTGGTCATGGCAAAGAGAGAAGCAGCCGACAACAGCTGCGTGCTGTAGTTGTGCTCCCTAAAGAAGGTTCTTTTTTGAATTGTTTGCGAACAGGGAGTGGCCTAGCGGGCAGCTTCCGAGGTTTGAGCAGCAAGTACCGGAACCTCTGGAACCGCTTTAGCGCAGGCCAGCAACCGATTAACCAGCTCCGGCGAGCCAATATAGAGCGGAGCCCGCTGATGAAAATCAGTAGGCTCAATATCCAGCACTTCCTCCGTGCCAGCCATGGCCAGGCCACCGGCCTGCTCAATGAGGAAAGCCAGCGGGTAGCCTTCATACAGCAGGCGCAGCTTGCCCTGGGGCGTTTTGCGCGTGGGCGGATACAAGTAAATGCCGCCCGTAAACAGATTGCGGTGATAGTCGGCTACGAGGGAGCCCACGTACCGGCCGCTCATGGTTTGCTCCTTGCACTGCATGAGAAAGTCGCGCACGTACTGCGGATAGTCGAACCAGTAGCCTTCGTTGCAGGAAAACACGTTGCCGGTGGCCGGAATGGTGATGCTGGGATGAGACAGGAAGAACTCCCCCAGCGAGTTTTCATACGTGAAGCCGACCACGCCGTGCCCGGTAGTATACACCAGCATGGTGCTGGAGCCATACAGTATGTAGCCGGCCGCAATTTGTCGGCGGCCACCCTGTAGAAAGTCTTCCCGCGTAGCCTCCTGCCCTACCTCCGACACGCGCCGGTAGATGCTGAAGATAGTCCCGATGCTGATGTTGACATCGATGTTCGAGGAGCCATCCAGTGGGTCAATGGCCACCACGTATTTGCCCTGGCAGTTGCCGGTGTGGATGATGTCGTCCTCCTCCTCTGAGAGAACAGCACAGGCCTCGCCCCCATTGGTGAGAGCCCGGATAAAGCGGATATTGGCTTCTACATCGAGCTTTTGCTGCGCCTCGCCCTGCACGTTCTGCTGGCCCATAGCGCCGATGATGCTGGTCAGGCCAGCCCGGTTTACCTCCCGGTTTACGATTTTTCCGGCCAGCGCAATGTCGCGCAGCAGCTGCGACAACTCGCCCGTGGCGTACGCAAACTCAGACTGCTTGCGCATGATGTAGCGCTCCAGCGTAGTGCCAACTGGCTGGGCCAGTGCGTTTTCGCGACTAATACTCATATACCAGAAAGGAAATAAAAGGGTGTATGCGGAAGCGCGGCGGCTTCCCGATGCTTGTGGCCCCTAACCTCCACGCCCACCAGTAGGCCGCCGCTTTTCTGCGTCGTATTTTGAATATCACATAGAAAAACACTGGCCTAGGGCTCCCTAACCAGCATCTATTCCTTAAACTAACTTGCGCGAAGTGGCCTAGCTTTTGGCTTCAGGCTGTTTCTGCGACTGCCACAGCACTACCTGCCAGCCCTTCTTGGGGTCTTTCACCTGCACCACCACATATTTCAGGTGCGCAATGTTGGGCGTGCCGTCGGGTTTGTTGGGCTGGTAAATAGTAATAGTCCCATTCACTACGGCTGCTTTGCCGTCGTTGTAGGCCCGCACGTTCAGGGCTTCCACGTCGATCTTATCGTACACACTTTTGCCATCCCGAATGGACTGGATGTACTCCTGCT
Proteins encoded in this window:
- a CDS encoding aldehyde dehydrogenase family protein encodes the protein MTKIVSPQVEFGGLLSQMKSITPEVFTQDGKFLNLMEGRWQEPGKPRPFTSPVDGSDIGSLPMLDHDTAVRAVQFAKQEAAAWAAVDLDERKRRVQDCLNQLRDQVDLVGKLLIWEIGKTYKLGFTDIDRAIEGVQWYVDNIEGMLGQREPLGLVSNIASWNYPMSVLLHAVLVQALCGNSVIAKTPTDGGFISLSLTFAIARRCGLPVTLVSGSGGELSDVLVKNEAVDCLSFVGGRYNGRNIADALGSVHKRYMLEMEGVNTYGIWNYSDWDGLADQLKKGYDYGKQRCTAYVRFVVERRLFPQFVETYWNTIKGLKVGNPTLVDSADDKLPDLAFGPVINKAQAEDLDRLYENALKTGATPIFEGKLDDSLFLPGQDRSAYRAPRALVNLPRQSELYFKEPFGPIDSIVLVDRVEELVGEMNISNGALVGALASDDEKWAARTAKEVRAFKMGINKLRSRGDREEVFGGLGESWKGAFVGGALLVEAVTEGEKSILGNFEDATRLPEKI
- the fbp gene encoding class 1 fructose-bisphosphatase; protein product: MSISRENALAQPVGTTLERYIMRKQSEFAYATGELSQLLRDIALAGKIVNREVNRAGLTSIIGAMGQQNVQGEAQQKLDVEANIRFIRALTNGGEACAVLSEEEDDIIHTGNCQGKYVVAIDPLDGSSNIDVNISIGTIFSIYRRVSEVGQEATREDFLQGGRRQIAAGYILYGSSTMLVYTTGHGVVGFTYENSLGEFFLSHPSITIPATGNVFSCNEGYWFDYPQYVRDFLMQCKEQTMSGRYVGSLVADYHRNLFTGGIYLYPPTRKTPQGKLRLLYEGYPLAFLIEQAGGLAMAGTEEVLDIEPTDFHQRAPLYIGSPELVNRLLACAKAVPEVPVLAAQTSEAAR
- a CDS encoding nuclear transport factor 2 family protein, with the translated sequence MKKSALLLLLALLAVPVSMFAQSKKDVAAAKEVEALERQRFEAQVKKDYTVLEKVFADDLVYTHSNGHQNNKQEYIQSIRDGKSVYDKIDVEALNVRAYNDGKAAVVNGTITIYQPNKPDGTPNIAHLKYVVVQVKDPKKGWQVVLWQSQKQPEAKS